From a region of the Pseudomonas fulva 12-X genome:
- a CDS encoding acyltransferase family protein gives MASYDLTLYWTGMTRKIEAEGFRLDINGLRAWAVAAVVLYHFGVPGVSGGFAGVDVFFVISGFLMAGIVCSGLDSGCFSLGGFYLARARRILPALIVLVLAVLVMGWFLLLPGDYQMLGRHARESLLFTSNYRYLSEAGYFDTASHAKWLLHTWSLSVEWQFYLVYPLVLLVLARWMSRERVILGAHILALLISLAFCVLLTVNEPEKAFYWLPSRAWELLLGSCVYLVGRNFRPEPSVARLMELAGVALITVSIVFIDSSMPWPGALAVPPTLGAALLLLAKRQQSFWTGTTLAQWLGARSYSIYLWHWPLVVALAYFELQATPSWIGLGIVSSLVLGHLSFHWVENPSRRWLALRSNARAAIYLSTCLIMTAVTAQLVRRSGIPERLPEDVQLVDAERQNRNPRQDECLDDEARCVYGGKEVEALVFGDSHADALVTAVAAAVPTDQGGVYFRGVSSCPFVFGAKRVDGKGEGCERLSQEVLRDLPQLYPGKPVVLISRTTVYVMGRTALEESSGRPLLYFSKKYDESTPEFLEEFKQHYVDSVCTLSKEHPVYLLRPVPEMPVNVPKSMGREMLLGRSVEVKLAMADYHERHAFTWSMQDAAVTQCGARILDPLPYLCDETFCYGSRNGRPLYLDDDHLSERGNRKLIPMFAPIFAEGAPR, from the coding sequence TTGGCAAGCTATGACTTGACTCTATATTGGACCGGTATGACAAGAAAAATAGAGGCCGAAGGTTTTCGCCTAGACATCAATGGACTGCGAGCTTGGGCTGTCGCCGCAGTTGTACTCTATCACTTTGGCGTGCCTGGGGTCTCTGGAGGCTTTGCCGGTGTTGACGTGTTCTTTGTCATCTCGGGTTTCCTGATGGCTGGTATCGTCTGTAGCGGGCTTGATTCGGGGTGCTTCAGTCTCGGGGGATTCTACCTCGCACGCGCTAGGCGCATCCTGCCCGCCCTGATCGTGCTGGTCTTGGCCGTGCTTGTTATGGGATGGTTTCTGTTGCTGCCTGGCGATTATCAGATGCTGGGTCGGCACGCCCGTGAAAGCCTATTGTTCACATCAAATTATCGTTACCTATCTGAGGCGGGATACTTCGATACGGCTTCCCACGCGAAATGGTTGCTGCATACATGGTCTCTTTCGGTCGAGTGGCAGTTTTATTTGGTCTATCCCCTGGTGTTGCTGGTATTGGCCAGGTGGATGTCTCGTGAGAGAGTCATCCTGGGGGCGCATATACTGGCTCTGCTGATTTCCCTGGCTTTTTGTGTGTTGTTGACCGTTAACGAGCCCGAGAAGGCGTTTTACTGGTTGCCGTCGCGGGCATGGGAATTGCTGCTGGGGAGCTGTGTTTACCTAGTCGGACGCAACTTCCGCCCAGAGCCTTCGGTAGCGAGGCTTATGGAGCTAGCGGGTGTCGCTCTGATCACTGTATCCATAGTGTTTATCGATTCTTCGATGCCTTGGCCCGGGGCCCTAGCCGTGCCCCCTACATTAGGTGCTGCCTTGCTGCTGTTGGCTAAAAGGCAGCAGTCCTTCTGGACTGGAACCACTTTGGCACAGTGGCTTGGGGCTCGCTCCTATTCCATTTATCTCTGGCACTGGCCACTGGTCGTTGCTCTGGCTTACTTCGAGTTGCAGGCGACTCCTTCGTGGATTGGGCTGGGCATCGTCTCTTCGTTGGTGCTTGGTCATCTCTCGTTTCACTGGGTTGAAAACCCCTCTCGTCGCTGGCTGGCGCTTAGGAGCAATGCACGTGCCGCGATCTATTTATCAACGTGCCTGATAATGACGGCGGTTACAGCTCAATTGGTTCGCCGTAGTGGTATTCCTGAGCGTTTGCCAGAAGATGTGCAGTTGGTCGACGCTGAACGGCAGAACAGGAATCCTCGACAGGATGAGTGCCTTGACGATGAGGCGCGCTGTGTATATGGCGGTAAGGAAGTCGAAGCTTTGGTTTTTGGCGACAGTCATGCAGATGCATTGGTGACTGCTGTGGCGGCTGCTGTGCCAACAGATCAAGGCGGTGTCTATTTTCGTGGCGTCAGCAGTTGTCCGTTTGTGTTTGGCGCCAAGCGGGTGGATGGCAAGGGGGAAGGGTGTGAGCGCTTGAGTCAGGAGGTGTTGCGAGACTTGCCGCAACTGTACCCAGGAAAGCCTGTGGTGCTGATCAGTCGAACTACCGTCTATGTTATGGGACGCACCGCCCTTGAAGAGTCCTCTGGTAGACCTTTGCTGTATTTCTCCAAGAAATACGACGAGTCCACTCCGGAGTTCCTAGAGGAGTTCAAGCAGCATTACGTGGATTCTGTATGTACCTTGTCCAAAGAGCACCCGGTTTATTTACTCAGGCCTGTGCCGGAAATGCCGGTCAATGTACCCAAGAGTATGGGGCGAGAGATGTTGCTGGGGCGCAGTGTTGAAGTAAAGTTGGCAATGGCAGATTATCATGAGCGCCATGCGTTCACTTGGAGCATGCAGGACGCGGCAGTGACGCAATGCGGTGCGCGCATATTAGACCCTCTGCCTTATCTGTGCGACGAGACCTTCTGTTATGGCAGTAGGAACGGGCGACCACTGTACCTTGACGATGATCATCTGAGCGAGCGCGGTAATAGGAAGTTGATACCAATGTTTGCCCCGATATTTGCTGAAGGGGCACCCCGTTAG
- a CDS encoding polysaccharide pyruvyl transferase family protein encodes MKIYTIEYSGKSFAGWANLGDDIQSLVAKKLLPRVDGGVSRERLQQPDGPGIISMNGYFLGGVDWPPAPELQPLFFAFHVTPGSVAKVCSPEGVAYLKQHEPIGCRDRGTMKILQSHGVDSFYSKCLTLTLPRRTAPPKNGRVYMVGLSAGGESAVPRSIRKKAVMVDQAKLRLPDLTHELKENLSEHLLDTYSRTASLVITSKIHCAMPCIAMGIPVVFLYDKTKRDDYRVSIIKDLIGIQYVGESRLDRLLFNRLRSREIDWAPEPLEFEEEKLKIREGYQAAFERAVASYQARVEPLSDNS; translated from the coding sequence ATGAAAATTTACACGATCGAATATTCCGGCAAGTCGTTTGCAGGCTGGGCCAATCTCGGGGACGACATTCAGTCGCTGGTGGCGAAGAAACTACTACCGCGCGTGGATGGTGGGGTATCCCGAGAGCGTCTGCAGCAACCTGATGGGCCAGGGATCATATCCATGAATGGCTATTTCCTTGGCGGTGTGGACTGGCCACCTGCACCTGAGCTGCAGCCACTGTTCTTCGCCTTCCATGTAACCCCTGGCTCCGTTGCCAAAGTCTGTTCGCCAGAGGGAGTCGCCTACCTCAAGCAACACGAACCCATCGGCTGCCGTGACCGCGGCACTATGAAAATACTGCAGAGTCACGGTGTGGACTCCTTTTATAGCAAGTGCCTGACCTTGACGTTGCCGCGCAGAACAGCGCCGCCGAAGAATGGACGTGTCTATATGGTGGGGTTGAGTGCCGGCGGTGAGTCAGCGGTACCTCGCAGTATTCGTAAGAAGGCAGTGATGGTTGATCAAGCCAAGCTGCGGTTGCCGGATTTGACACATGAACTAAAGGAAAATCTTTCCGAACATTTGCTGGATACATATAGCCGTACGGCGTCGTTGGTGATTACTTCAAAAATCCATTGTGCTATGCCGTGTATCGCCATGGGTATTCCGGTCGTATTTTTATACGACAAGACCAAGCGAGACGACTATCGGGTAAGCATCATCAAGGATCTGATTGGTATTCAGTATGTCGGGGAGTCCCGACTTGATCGTCTGCTGTTTAACCGCCTGCGCAGTCGAGAGATTGATTGGGCGCCTGAGCCACTGGAGTTCGAGGAAGAGAAACTTAAGATTCGTGAGGGATACCAGGCAGCCTTTGAGCGGGCCGTGGCGAGTTATCAAGCACGTGTCGAGCCTTTAAGCGACAATTCCTAA
- a CDS encoding polysaccharide pyruvyl transferase family protein, translated as MTIKLYWHRGSGRDDPSKRNFGDFLSPLIVEAVAGRQVEYATLPSADMMAIGTILAKEPKAKRFGFKRRLHVWGSGCGQPGESFSGRHYYHAVRGGETRQRIEGGGAAPALGDPGLLSDILIDRPVAKKYRIGFVPHYVDQQLPEALAFLQSNPDVRFINVFDEPKSVLQQIASCDYVVSSSLHGLVVADSFGVPNVRVRLSQGIIDELKFDDYYSAFGIAAPLSVHSTELINFAAVIEARLQDYCRPGLDGVKGALLKSFPSI; from the coding sequence ATGACGATCAAGCTTTATTGGCACCGAGGCTCGGGTCGCGACGACCCTTCCAAAAGGAATTTTGGCGATTTTCTTTCGCCGTTGATCGTTGAGGCAGTTGCTGGGCGGCAAGTGGAATATGCCACCTTGCCAAGTGCCGATATGATGGCCATCGGTACCATTCTGGCCAAGGAACCCAAGGCCAAGCGCTTTGGCTTTAAGCGGCGTCTGCATGTATGGGGTTCGGGCTGTGGTCAGCCTGGGGAGAGTTTTAGCGGTCGGCACTACTATCATGCCGTGAGGGGCGGGGAAACGCGGCAGAGAATCGAAGGGGGAGGGGCAGCTCCTGCTTTGGGCGATCCTGGATTGTTGTCAGATATATTGATCGATCGGCCAGTGGCGAAGAAATATCGCATCGGTTTTGTTCCGCATTACGTCGACCAGCAGCTCCCTGAGGCGCTTGCATTTCTGCAGAGTAACCCTGACGTCCGCTTTATCAATGTGTTTGACGAGCCCAAGTCTGTGCTGCAGCAGATAGCCTCCTGTGATTACGTAGTTTCCTCAAGTCTTCACGGATTGGTCGTGGCCGACTCTTTCGGTGTGCCTAACGTGCGGGTGCGCCTATCTCAAGGGATTATTGATGAACTCAAGTTCGATGATTACTACTCTGCTTTTGGTATTGCTGCGCCCCTGTCTGTTCACTCAACTGAGTTGATCAACTTCGCTGCAGTCATTGAGGCGCGCCTGCAGGACTATTGCAGGCCAGGGCTAGACGGCGTTAAGGGCGCCCTGTTGAAGAGTTTCCCTTCTATCTAA
- a CDS encoding glycosyltransferase family protein, whose amino-acid sequence MRVLILATATRQPDNHLLWKGLEQFAQVELVRLDKKEQKNLDQVLRRFDLGQYDRIILDLLFRHISRQVKLLARIPGLVLYEEDACQEFLASSKWRGHFSDFYRKVPHARVIFTGYRVSERFKSLGVDACFLPKGYDSAKLYDMTLPRDIQLGFIGRLGSDDYQARRAFLERAVCEHGLQMMRTEPGDEYRYALNRMTIFLSADIGLGEYMAKNFEAIACGCVLIAYRQGQGEEEALGFIDGENVLLYEDYEQFCQRLDFIIANPAEMVRLKARAAALARQRFDYLRQAESLYALLRRETRTPQPKNWPARLFERLWSA is encoded by the coding sequence ATGCGTGTACTGATCTTGGCGACAGCGACACGGCAACCTGATAACCATTTGCTTTGGAAGGGGCTGGAGCAATTTGCTCAGGTCGAACTGGTTCGGCTGGACAAAAAGGAGCAGAAAAACCTAGATCAGGTATTACGTCGTTTCGATCTTGGTCAGTACGACCGCATAATTCTGGATCTGCTATTTCGCCATATATCGCGACAGGTAAAGCTTTTGGCTCGCATCCCAGGTCTTGTCTTGTATGAAGAAGATGCGTGCCAAGAGTTTCTGGCTTCTTCCAAATGGAGAGGACATTTTTCGGATTTCTACAGAAAAGTACCCCATGCTAGGGTGATTTTCACTGGTTATCGTGTGAGTGAGCGGTTTAAGAGCTTGGGGGTAGATGCCTGTTTCTTGCCTAAAGGCTACGATAGCGCCAAGTTATATGACATGACTCTCCCTAGAGACATTCAGTTGGGTTTTATCGGGCGTCTGGGCAGTGATGATTATCAGGCGCGTCGAGCGTTTCTTGAGCGAGCAGTATGCGAGCATGGTTTGCAGATGATGCGAACTGAACCTGGGGACGAGTATCGTTATGCACTCAATCGGATGACCATTTTTCTCAGTGCGGATATCGGTCTGGGTGAGTACATGGCGAAGAATTTCGAGGCCATTGCCTGCGGCTGCGTACTGATAGCATATCGTCAGGGGCAGGGTGAGGAAGAGGCGCTGGGCTTCATCGATGGAGAGAACGTCCTGTTGTATGAGGACTACGAGCAGTTTTGTCAGCGCCTAGATTTTATTATTGCCAATCCTGCCGAAATGGTGCGTCTGAAGGCGCGAGCAGCGGCTTTAGCTCGTCAGCGTTTCGATTACCTTCGTCAAGCGGAGAGTCTATATGCCCTGTTACGAAGAGAAACTCGTACTCCTCAGCCTAAAAACTGGCCTGCCCGGCTATTTGAGCGACTGTGGAGCGCCTGA
- a CDS encoding glycosyltransferase family 2 protein yields the protein MTQSELPLISVVVPTYNYAHLLPRALDSVLTQTAEGVELIVVDDGSSDDTAEVLAEYSRQWPGLQVYRQANAGAASARNQGVRIARGRFVLLLDADDELAPGALGVLCELVQSEPQIGMVLGAQISVYPDGRERLRLPTPVPVARPRKLARLYLLQKRISISHGSSLFRRDLLLRRPYPENLRSGEDIPVFAYLLVSAPVALISQPLARIYKHTDSLRHSRINEEEYALGMVREVFIGLPGECQTLLRRYTAQRYLSLFRSAHGSKDRASARRFYLRALRLSPLQAMRWDYLRKALRLLLVS from the coding sequence ATGACTCAATCTGAGTTGCCTCTGATCAGCGTTGTCGTTCCAACGTACAATTACGCTCATTTGCTACCTCGTGCCCTGGATTCAGTATTGACCCAGACCGCAGAGGGCGTCGAACTGATTGTGGTTGATGACGGCTCTAGCGATGACACGGCAGAGGTATTGGCGGAATACTCTAGGCAATGGCCTGGCCTGCAGGTTTACCGGCAGGCTAATGCTGGCGCCGCGTCAGCACGTAATCAGGGCGTCCGTATCGCGCGCGGTCGTTTCGTGTTGCTGCTTGACGCTGATGATGAATTGGCTCCCGGTGCGTTAGGCGTGCTGTGCGAGTTGGTTCAGAGTGAGCCGCAGATTGGTATGGTGCTCGGAGCACAAATATCGGTTTATCCAGATGGGCGTGAGCGTCTACGCCTACCGACGCCTGTCCCTGTCGCGCGTCCGCGGAAACTAGCGCGGCTTTACCTACTGCAAAAACGCATATCTATATCGCATGGTAGTTCCTTGTTTCGGCGGGACTTGCTACTGCGTCGCCCATATCCAGAGAACCTGCGCAGTGGCGAGGACATTCCCGTTTTCGCTTATCTATTGGTAAGTGCCCCGGTTGCGCTAATCAGTCAGCCCTTAGCGCGAATATATAAGCACACTGATAGTCTTCGGCACAGCCGCATCAACGAGGAAGAGTATGCCCTTGGCATGGTGCGCGAAGTTTTTATCGGGTTGCCGGGTGAGTGCCAGACACTGCTCCGCCGCTATACCGCGCAGCGCTATCTTTCGCTGTTTCGAAGCGCACACGGCTCTAAAGACCGTGCAAGTGCCAGACGATTTTATCTTCGGGCTTTGCGCTTGAGTCCACTTCAGGCCATGCGTTGGGATTACTTGCGTAAAGCTTTACGTCTTTTGCTGGTGAGTTGA
- a CDS encoding carbamoyltransferase family protein, whose product MALTILGLSGALSHDPSAALYIDGKLIAAAEEERFVRDKHAKNRMPYESAKFCLEQAGIKPSDVDVVAIPFAPISLFGKARWHYAKRYWYAPDRALDAILMGNRRYKRYRKKIVWCLEQLGFDAKKVKIEPVEHHLAHAASAYHCSGFTEKTAILGIDGKGEYATTFFGYGENGRIHKIKEFFDPDSLGGLYGAVTEFLGFEMLDGEFKVMGMAPYGDASKYDFSRLAKFENGELVINTDYANVIGLRRHKEKGKGFYFSPKLIEWLGPKREGDIADDPYIHYAASMQALFEKLALEMMDYYLGDIIRETGKIAFAGGCALNVKLNQKIIARPEVKELFVQPASGDAGTSVGAAAYVSHKRGVPVEKMEHVYLGPSYSNEDVIAACARHPNAPKWQKIDDMPQRIAKIMVDGNPVAWFQGRMEFGPRALGGRSIIGCPSIPGVADRINEQIKFRERWRPFCPSMLDTVADKMLKVDHPSPFMTFTFEVNDEWKERVSEVVHEDGTSRAQVLKREYNPRWYDLMVELEKLTGNGVSLNTSLNRRGEPMICSPTDALNMFFGSDLQYLIMEDILVVKSGDWYDSI is encoded by the coding sequence GTGGCATTGACGATTCTTGGCCTGTCCGGCGCCCTCAGTCATGACCCCTCCGCGGCGTTGTACATCGACGGCAAGTTGATTGCGGCCGCCGAAGAAGAGCGCTTCGTGCGTGACAAGCACGCGAAGAATCGCATGCCTTACGAGTCGGCCAAGTTCTGCCTGGAGCAGGCCGGTATCAAACCTTCGGATGTCGATGTAGTGGCGATTCCCTTCGCCCCCATCAGCCTGTTCGGCAAGGCGCGCTGGCACTACGCCAAGCGCTACTGGTACGCACCGGATCGCGCTCTCGACGCGATCCTGATGGGCAACCGCCGCTACAAGCGCTATCGCAAGAAGATCGTCTGGTGTCTGGAGCAACTGGGCTTCGACGCCAAGAAGGTCAAGATCGAGCCGGTCGAGCACCATCTGGCCCACGCCGCCAGCGCCTACCACTGCTCGGGCTTCACCGAGAAGACCGCCATCCTCGGTATCGACGGCAAGGGCGAGTACGCCACCACCTTCTTCGGGTATGGTGAGAACGGCCGTATCCACAAGATCAAGGAATTCTTCGACCCGGACTCCCTGGGTGGCCTGTATGGCGCGGTGACCGAGTTCCTCGGTTTCGAGATGCTCGACGGTGAGTTCAAGGTCATGGGCATGGCGCCCTATGGCGATGCCAGTAAGTACGATTTCTCCCGCCTGGCCAAGTTCGAGAATGGCGAGCTGGTGATCAACACCGACTACGCCAACGTCATTGGCCTGCGCCGGCACAAGGAAAAGGGCAAGGGCTTCTACTTCTCGCCCAAGCTGATCGAGTGGCTGGGGCCCAAGCGTGAGGGCGACATCGCCGACGATCCCTACATCCACTATGCCGCCAGCATGCAGGCGCTGTTCGAGAAACTGGCGCTGGAAATGATGGATTACTATCTGGGCGACATCATCCGCGAAACCGGCAAGATCGCCTTCGCCGGCGGCTGCGCGTTGAACGTAAAGCTCAACCAGAAGATCATCGCCCGTCCCGAGGTCAAGGAGCTGTTCGTGCAGCCCGCTTCTGGCGATGCCGGCACCTCGGTCGGCGCCGCTGCCTACGTGTCCCACAAGCGCGGGGTGCCGGTGGAGAAAATGGAGCACGTCTACCTCGGCCCTTCGTACTCCAACGAAGATGTCATCGCCGCCTGCGCCCGTCACCCGAATGCGCCGAAATGGCAGAAGATCGACGACATGCCGCAGCGCATCGCCAAGATCATGGTCGACGGCAACCCGGTGGCCTGGTTCCAGGGCCGTATGGAGTTCGGCCCGCGCGCCCTGGGTGGTCGCTCGATCATCGGCTGCCCGAGCATTCCTGGGGTCGCCGACCGCATCAACGAACAGATCAAGTTCCGCGAGCGCTGGAGACCCTTCTGCCCATCGATGCTCGATACCGTTGCCGACAAGATGCTCAAGGTCGATCATCCGAGCCCGTTCATGACCTTCACCTTCGAGGTCAACGACGAGTGGAAAGAGCGCGTCAGCGAAGTCGTCCACGAAGACGGCACCTCCCGCGCCCAGGTGCTCAAGCGTGAATACAACCCGCGCTGGTATGACCTGATGGTCGAGCTGGAAAAACTCACCGGCAACGGCGTGTCGCTGAACACCTCGCTCAACCGCCGTGGTGAGCCGATGATTTGCTCGCCGACCGATGCGCTGAACATGTTCTTCGGCTCGGATCTGCAGTACCTCATCATGGAAGATATTCTCGTTGTCAAAAGTGGCGATTGGTATGACTCAATCTGA
- a CDS encoding lipopolysaccharide kinase InaA family protein translates to MLLGDLSKAGRSPQLPINLQIGAEQLQLQSVLRVLPGQRYVGLALWQGRRVLAKLLVGEKAQRHFQREARGAQLLAEQGMTTPELLAHGYEDNQGGWLVFDFLEDAESLWRAWQAVARQPVLSDAQQAVLAEALGVIAQMHAKGLWQADLHLDNLLRCDGRLYVIDGGGVDCEAPGKPLSRKRAVENLGVFFAQLPAEVEPYLEELLIHYLLANAEHALPLEMLLVEIARVRRWRMRDYLKKIARDCSLFAAEVGAMGLRIVRREEADGLRTLVDDPDAFIEAGHLYKTGGAATVAKVELAGRPLVVKRYNVKSPMHWLKRFWRPSRAWHSWQEGNRLQMLGIATPKPLAVLERRWCWLRGRAYLITDYCGGRDIIERFGGYLETEPPERELLALDRLFAALLRERISHGDLKGHNIFWDEALGSWSLIDLDAMQHHRNTRSFARAYARDRARFLRNWSAQTALYQLLDQRLPQVPGTCPN, encoded by the coding sequence ATGCTGCTCGGTGACCTGAGCAAGGCCGGCCGCTCGCCGCAACTGCCAATTAATTTGCAGATCGGCGCTGAACAACTGCAGCTGCAAAGCGTTCTGCGTGTGCTGCCCGGCCAGCGCTATGTGGGCCTCGCGCTATGGCAGGGGCGGCGGGTGTTGGCGAAGCTGTTGGTCGGTGAAAAAGCGCAGCGTCATTTCCAGCGTGAGGCGAGAGGTGCGCAGCTGCTCGCTGAACAGGGTATGACCACTCCTGAACTGCTGGCTCATGGCTATGAGGACAATCAGGGCGGCTGGCTCGTTTTCGACTTTCTGGAAGACGCCGAAAGTCTGTGGCGCGCCTGGCAAGCTGTGGCCCGTCAACCTGTTCTGTCGGATGCGCAACAGGCCGTATTGGCTGAGGCGCTGGGCGTGATTGCGCAGATGCACGCCAAGGGGCTTTGGCAGGCGGACCTGCACCTGGACAACCTGCTGCGTTGCGATGGCCGGCTCTATGTGATCGACGGCGGTGGCGTAGATTGCGAAGCGCCAGGCAAGCCGCTGTCGCGCAAGCGTGCGGTCGAAAATCTTGGGGTATTTTTCGCGCAGCTGCCTGCTGAAGTTGAGCCCTATCTCGAAGAGCTGCTGATTCATTATCTGCTGGCAAATGCCGAGCATGCGCTGCCCCTCGAAATGTTGCTCGTCGAGATCGCCAGGGTAAGGCGTTGGCGAATGCGCGATTACCTGAAAAAGATTGCTCGTGATTGCAGTCTTTTCGCGGCTGAAGTCGGCGCCATGGGGCTTCGAATCGTCCGCCGTGAAGAAGCGGATGGCCTGCGCACACTGGTAGATGATCCAGACGCTTTCATCGAGGCCGGCCATCTTTACAAGACAGGTGGCGCCGCCACGGTTGCCAAGGTCGAGCTTGCGGGGCGGCCGCTGGTGGTCAAACGCTACAACGTCAAGAGCCCCATGCACTGGCTCAAGCGATTCTGGCGCCCGAGCCGTGCCTGGCATAGCTGGCAGGAAGGCAACCGCCTGCAAATGCTCGGCATAGCGACCCCCAAACCCCTGGCTGTGCTGGAACGCCGCTGGTGCTGGTTGCGGGGGCGCGCCTATCTGATTACCGACTATTGCGGTGGGCGCGATATAATCGAACGTTTCGGCGGCTATCTGGAGACTGAGCCACCTGAGCGTGAGCTGCTGGCTCTGGACCGGCTATTCGCTGCGTTGCTGCGCGAGCGCATTAGTCATGGTGATCTCAAGGGGCACAATATTTTCTGGGATGAGGCGCTCGGTTCCTGGTCGCTGATCGACCTGGATGCAATGCAGCATCATCGCAATACGCGCAGTTTCGCTCGGGCTTATGCCCGTGACCGCGCCCGTTTTCTGCGCAACTGGTCGGCGCAAACCGCCTTGTACCAGTTGCTCGACCAACGTTTACCGCAGGTGCCCGGCACCTGCCCGAATTAG
- a CDS encoding lipopolysaccharide kinase InaA family protein, with translation MKEFIAEQDRILLERNGLASFDALWALKLEAVDEPNTERGGWSSVYRLDVEGHGFYLKRQSNYLTRSPLHPLGEPTFSREFRNIQRYRKLGIPALQAALFAEQRVAGERRAVLLTRALDGWQDLDHWLGRWSVLDDAPRLAILKACGALARCVHDAGQVHGCFYPKHIFLREEQGAFQAQLIDLEKTRPLLFGRRDRIKDLEPLVRRARAWGKAEIQVLLESYLGGRDGVAAWWSYLDARRRDKEGR, from the coding sequence ATGAAAGAGTTCATTGCCGAGCAGGATCGCATTCTGCTCGAGCGCAACGGCCTGGCCAGCTTCGATGCCCTGTGGGCGCTGAAACTCGAGGCAGTGGATGAGCCCAATACCGAGCGTGGCGGGTGGAGCAGCGTCTATCGCCTCGACGTAGAAGGTCACGGGTTTTATCTGAAACGCCAGAGCAATTACCTGACCCGCAGTCCGCTACATCCACTTGGCGAGCCGACCTTTTCCCGCGAATTTCGCAATATTCAACGGTATCGAAAGCTGGGCATCCCGGCGTTACAGGCGGCACTGTTCGCTGAACAGCGTGTTGCGGGTGAGCGACGTGCCGTGCTGCTGACCCGCGCACTGGACGGCTGGCAGGATCTCGATCACTGGCTTGGGCGCTGGTCGGTGCTCGATGATGCACCGCGTTTGGCTATTTTGAAGGCCTGTGGTGCTCTGGCGCGATGCGTCCACGACGCAGGTCAGGTACACGGGTGTTTTTACCCGAAGCACATTTTCCTCCGAGAAGAGCAGGGGGCGTTCCAGGCGCAGCTTATCGATCTGGAGAAAACCCGGCCTTTGCTGTTTGGTCGGCGCGACCGAATCAAGGATCTGGAGCCTTTGGTGCGCCGTGCTCGCGCTTGGGGGAAAGCGGAAATTCAGGTACTGCTTGAGTCTTACCTGGGCGGGCGCGATGGTGTGGCTGCATGGTGGAGCTATCTTGATGCGCGCCGTAGAGACAAGGAGGGCCGCTGA
- a CDS encoding lipopolysaccharide kinase InaA family protein, whose protein sequence is MAEWKHDVSTPLLLEAFGSLEAVFELGGERLTSDPLSEVIRLELEGARYYVKRYWGAGKGLRRSVGRPRVKAEWQNLKLFAKWGIPTAPVAAYGLERHAGKFVRGALVTREITNTVDLAEMARRKDPRLSDARWVDAISRQLASHTRTLHDHHFTHNDLKWRNLLVNDEGTLFLIDCPTGSFWWGPLLRYRIVKDLACLDKVAKRVLSRTQRLRFYLQYRGRARLSAGDKRRIRHILTYFEGRE, encoded by the coding sequence GTGGCTGAATGGAAGCACGATGTCAGCACACCGCTACTGCTTGAGGCTTTCGGTAGCCTTGAGGCCGTCTTCGAGTTGGGTGGCGAGCGCCTGACGTCGGACCCGCTTTCCGAAGTCATTCGTCTAGAGCTTGAGGGTGCGCGCTACTACGTGAAGCGCTATTGGGGCGCTGGCAAGGGCTTGCGGCGCTCTGTCGGGCGGCCCAGGGTCAAGGCGGAATGGCAGAACCTCAAGTTGTTCGCCAAGTGGGGGATACCGACCGCCCCCGTCGCTGCATATGGTCTGGAGCGGCATGCCGGCAAATTCGTGAGAGGGGCTCTGGTTACTCGCGAAATAACCAATACTGTTGATCTTGCCGAGATGGCCCGCCGAAAAGATCCACGCCTAAGTGATGCGCGCTGGGTTGATGCTATCAGTCGGCAATTGGCCAGCCACACCCGTACTCTTCACGATCATCACTTCACCCATAACGACCTCAAGTGGCGCAATCTGCTGGTCAATGACGAGGGCACGCTTTTTCTGATCGATTGCCCCACCGGCAGTTTCTGGTGGGGACCTTTATTGCGTTATCGCATCGTCAAGGACTTGGCCTGTCTCGACAAGGTGGCCAAACGAGTGTTGTCGCGCACTCAGCGTCTGCGCTTTTATCTGCAGTACCGCGGTCGAGCACGCCTGAGTGCTGGTGACAAGCGTCGTATACGCCACATATTGACGTATTTCGAGGGCCGGGAATGA